From Rutidosis leptorrhynchoides isolate AG116_Rl617_1_P2 chromosome 3, CSIRO_AGI_Rlap_v1, whole genome shotgun sequence, a single genomic window includes:
- the LOC139898532 gene encoding pectin acetylesterase 8-like — protein sequence MMNKMACQWLCVILVCLLSWPGTHGYYVDITFLESAVEKGAVCLDGSPPAYHWDKGSGAGINNWLIHIEGGGWCNNITTCLARSGTRLGSSAQMAEQVAFSGILSNLPQYNPDFYNWNKIKVRYCDGASFTSDVEEVNPKTNLHFRGARIFYAIIDDLLEKGMNNAENAILSGCSAGGLTSILHCDNFKSLLPASTTVKCLSDAGYFINSRDLFGTRRLEAFYEDVVNTHGSAVNLPRSCTSKMKTSLCFFPENMIQEVETPIFLINAAYDSWQIKNALAPGVADPHGTWHNCKIDIEKCSSEQIQIMQDFRLEFLSALDGFFGTSSPRGMFINSCYAHCQTEMQETWLMTDSPMLSNKTIGEAVGDWFYDRSPFEELDCPYPCDKTCHNRVFQ from the exons ATGATGAACAAAATGGCATGTCAATGGCTATGCGTAATACTGGTCTGTTTACTAAGCTGGCCAGGAACACACGGTTATTATGTCGATATCACTTTTCTAGAAAGTGCAGTGGAAAAAGGAGCTG TTTGTTTGGATGGAAGCCCACCTGCATATCATTGGGACAAGGGATCTGGTGCAGGAATTAACAATTGGTTAATACACATTGAG GGAGGAGGATGGTGCAACAATATCACTACTTGTCTAGCCCGTAGTGGGACCCGTCTAGGCTCATCCGCTCAAATGGCAGAACAAGTTGCTTTCTCAGGAATTTTAAGTAATCTGCCACAATACAACCCTG attTTTATAATTGGAACAAGATCAAGGTGAGATACTGTGATGGTGCTTCCTTTACTAGTGATGTGGAAGAAGTCAATCCA AAAACTAATCTGCACTTTAGAGGAGCGAGGATATTTTATGCCATCATTGATGATTTGCTAGAAAAGGGAATGAACAATGCTGAAAAT GCCATTCTCTCTGGTTGTTCAGCTGGTGGATTGACTTCCATATTACATTGTGACAACTTCAAATCGCTCTTACCTGCAAGTACTACAGTGAAGTGTCTTTCTGATGCTGGTTATTTCATTAATTC GCGGGATCTATTTGGAACGAGACGCCTTGAGGCCTTTTATGAAGATGTGGTCAACACACAT GGATCAGCCGTTAATTTGCCTAGATCCTGTACTTCAAAGATGAAAACTAGTCTA TGTTTTTTCCCCGAGAACATGATCCAAGAAGTAGAGACACCAATTTTTCTGATAAATGCGGCCTATGATTCATGGCAG ATCAAGAACGCATTGGCTCCTGGGGTTGCTGATCCCCATGGTACCTGGCACAACTGCAAAATTGATATAGAGAAGTGTTCATCTGAACAAATTCAGATCATGCAAG ATTTCAGGTTGGAGTTCTTAAGTGCATTAGATGGATTCTTTGGTACGTCTTCACCAAGAGGAATGTTCATCAACTCTTGCTATGCCCACTGTCAAACTGAAATGCAAGAGACTTGGCTAATGACTGATTCGCCCATGTTGAGTAACAAG ACAATTGGAGAAGCAGTTGGAGACTGGTTTTATGACCGAAGTCCATTTGAAGAGTTAGACTGCCCATACCCTTGTGATAAAACATGCCATAATCGTGTGTTTCAATAA